A DNA window from Eptesicus fuscus isolate TK198812 chromosome 8, DD_ASM_mEF_20220401, whole genome shotgun sequence contains the following coding sequences:
- the LOC114235267 gene encoding beta-defensin 130B-like, which produces MRLPPLLPVLLFFVTIIPEARAGLIPGRKQCVLLRGICKPGGCTSTDDTIGECNDEKKCCRRWWILFPYATPAPKSKSP; this is translated from the exons ATGAGactccctcccctgcttcctgTGCTCCTCTTCTTTGTGACTATAATACCGGAAG CAAGGGCCGGCCTTATCCCAGGTAGAAAACAGTGCGTCCTTCTGAGAGGCATTTGCAAGCCTGGCGGCTGCACCTCCACGGACGACACCATCGGGGAGTGTAACGACGAGAAAAAATGTTGTCGGAGGTGGTGGATACTGTTTCCCTACGCGACGCCGGCTCCCAAGTCCAAGTCTCCTTAG